The Cytobacillus sp. NJ13 sequence ATGGCAATTGCTCCCCAGCCGAGACCTGCACCATATCCAGCCAGTACAACCACATCCCCGTCTTTAATTTTGCCTTCCTTTACCTCTTCATGAAGACCAATAGCTATCGTAGGTGCAGAAGAGTTTCCGTAATATTGTATGGTTTTGGTATGAACTTTTTCCATGGGAAAGCCTAGGCGTGCTGTACCTGCTTCAATGATCCGCAAGTTGGATTGGTGAGGGATGATGAAATCGACTTCCTGCAAGCTCAGGCCAGATAGTTCCAAAACTTTATGTACCGCTTGGGGAAATCTGTCTACTGCAAATTCGAAAACGGCTCTTCCGTCCATTTTGATGTGCTTGTTTTCATCAAGATGAAGATATTTTCCCCCGCTTCCATCCATTTGCATATGGATGCCGAGAATACCATTGCTTTTATCCACCTGACCTAATACAACAGCAGCAGCGCCATCTGAAAACAGCAGCGCCGTCTTTTTATCCATCGGATTCAAGAGGGAGGAGCATTTGTCGACAGCAATGACTAATACGTTTTTATACAATCCTGTCTGAACAAACTGGGCCCCGGTTGCCAGGGCTGTGATAAAGCTGGAACAGCCTGAATGAAGGTCCAGCCCAGCACAATGTGCAGCACCGATTCTGTCCTGAACCAGCGCAGCGGTAATGTGGGTGTCATGCGTGTTTGTTCCAATAATGACCATGTCAATATCCATCGGGTTGACCCCTGCGTCTTCTATCGCACGTTTTCCAGCAATTTCGCACATATCTGTAAGTGATGAGTCGGGAGATTCGTAGCGTCTTTCCAGTATGCCCGTTTTTCTGCATATTTCTTCTTGTGTAATACCGAAACGTCTGGCAATCATCTCATTTGTTATAATATTTTCTGGAATGTTTACACCGATTCCTAAAACACCTGCACTGAACAAAGCAATGACCTCCTGAAATGAGTTAATTTTTACCATTACATTTTATCACATAATTGGACAAATTTTGCAGTATTGAGAGTTTTATAATTTCGTAAAAAAAATACTCAGAGCATTTCGCCCTGAGCAATCTTCATTTCATTAGTGCTTTTACCAAATGTCACCGCGCTCTTTTTTTAGAGCCTTCATTTTTTCAACCCATTCATCGACTCTCTGCTTGATTTCATCACTTTCCGCCTCAGCTGTATTTCGGTTTTTTTCATAGAGTTCTAAATAGAGGTCCTTCATTTGCTCGCTTCGTTCATAGCCCCAATCACGAAGTTCTGATCGCTGCTCATCAGTGATCCAGCCATTGTCTCCCATGACTGTAACAGCATCAAGGATTCGATGTGCTTCACGCCTGCCGATTGTAAATAATTGGCTGGGATAAACTTCTCCCAGTTCATACTCATCCATCATTTCCCATGGGCTTGGCGACAATGTAAATGCCCAGGCCAGGTCGCCAGCAGAAGGAAGCCACTCGTATTGGATCGTGTTTTTCAATTCATCCGGGTTATCCGCTTTTAAATATTCCCCATTGCCGGCTTCGGCTACTGCTCTTAATTGGTTCTCGGCTTTCCCATCTACATCAAACCCAATGATATTCACAGTATTGCTGCTGTTGTTTTTCACAAGGTTTTTACTGGCCAGGACGGGGTCGCCATCACATGTTTCGGCACCGTCACTGACAATGTAGATCGTTGTGGACCCATCATAACCGCTGCTCATTTCTGCAGCCTTTTGAATGGCACCGGCAAGCGGTGTCCAGCCTTTGCTTTCAAATGAATCCACCGCTTCGTGGAACTCCTTCTTGGAATATTTCCCCATTGGGTAGACTTCCTCTACTCCTGAGCAGGAAATTTCCTTATCAGCGTCCGTTTCAGAGCCTTTATGGCCATATACAACTAGGGAAACTTCGCTGCTTTGGCCAATTGTCTGGGCGAAACTCTTTACGGCACTTTTAGCAATATCCATTTTCATTTTGCCGCCTGCCTGCAGCAGCATGCTTGAACTGGCATCAAGAAGAATAATGGCCTGTTCTGATGCCTTTTTTTCTTCCCCAGGTTCTGATTTAGCGGGATCCGGCAGGTAAGGCTCTTCAAAATCCGGTTTGTAGGAATTGGACTTTTCAATGATGTTTTTATAATTCGGACTCGCCAGCAGGGAAAGAAGCCCTTTTTTTATCGAGTCTGTATCTTTGGCTTCTTTCGTAAGCTCTTCTAGTTTGGGGGTCATCTTGCTTATAAGCTCAGGATCAGTTTCAGGTACATTGAATTCAATGGCCTCAATGTCCTTTTCGTATGTGAGCCCTTCCATTAGTGTTCCAGGGGCCAGTTTCAGCAGGCTTTCTTCAGAAATCTCTAAATTAATATTCTCAGACTCTGCTAAAATGCTTTCCTGCTTTTTTTCTTTCTTGTCTTCTTGTGTCTGTTCTCCTTTACCTGATGAATCAGCTGCCGCTTTCTCTTTGTCATTGCTGCATGCTGAAAGAATCAATGCGGCAAACAGCAGCCATAAAGCATAACGTTTCACAGAAATTCTCCTCTTTGTTTAAGTTTTACTAATAATAGAGTTTAACATGGATAAAGCTGGGTTTGAAGTAATTTCCATATGATAGGATTTTTTTACAGCAATTTGGTATAGTTGAAGAAAGATATAGCAGAGGAGGCAATCCGTTGGTAACAGTATTTCCGATCCTTGAAACAGAAAGATTAATTTTAAGAGAAGCAATTGAAGAAGATGCAAAAGATATGTTTGTATACCTGTCAGATCACCTGGTTGTAAAGCATATGGGAATCTCGGCCTGTGAATCTGTCGAAGAGGTGCTGGATGAAATTGAATGGTATAAATCCATTTATAAAAATCGCACGGGAATGCGCTGGGGTATCACCCTAAAGGATTCCGGGAAGGTCATCGGGAGCTGCGGTTTCCTGAACAGGAACCCCAGACATTTCCGAAGTGAAGTCGGTTATGAACTAAGCAGAGAGCATTGGGGGAAAGGGATAGCCAATGAAGCCCTTGAGAGAGTTTTAAAATTCGGATTTGAACACCTTGAGCTTGAAAGAATAGAAGCCCTGATAGAGCCTAAAAATCTCTCATCCCAGAAGCTGGTTGAGAGGCAGGGATTCACGAGAGAAGGTTTACTTAGGCATTATGAATATGCAAATGGAAAATTTGATGATTTGTATATGTACTCTATTTTAAAAGGAGATTTGTAGAAGTACTGGAGTTTTGGAATACATATTGGGTTTGAGTGAAAAAATCAATCCGCTGGGAGGATATTTTAATGAACTACAATGGCCGTACCTTTGTTTCTGTTCAAAATACAGAGAATGGTGAAGTATCATCAAAGACCTTTTTTCAGTATAAACAGGAGGGAAACATTATATCTGCTGCTTATGGCGGGGGAGAGATTATTCAGGGGACACTTATTGGAATTGTAAATGAAGATGGCAGTTTAGAATTTAGATATAACCATGTGAATAACAAAAATGAAATACGCGGTGGAAAATGTCATTCAAAACCTGAAATATTGCAAGACGGCCGCATCAGGCTATATGAAAAATGGCAATGGCAGGATGATGAAGGGACTGAAGGTCATTCGATTATCGAGGAAGTAAAAGAATAAAGCTTTATAGGCGGCATGGGCGCCGGAGGGAATTATCCCTCCGCATGCAGCTTCAGGTTCTGTCTGCTTCTTTTTGTTTTTTCTTTCGTTAACGTGAAGAAGAAAACAAAGCCGATGAATGATGTAATAAACAAAATGGCACCCATTGGTACGGCAGTGTTTTCATCAATGCTCACTAAAGGGGAAACAGCTGAACCCAGCACTAAAGGAAGCATGCCAATAACGGCGCTGGCACTGCCAGCACGGTGCCCCTGATTTTTCATGGCCAATGTAAACGAGCTGGTGATGATCATACCCATTGAAGTCATATAGATAAAAATCGGAATGACAAGCATAAATAGCGGCCCTTTAATGATGGTCATGATTAAAAGTAAAGAAGTGGCACTGACGGCAATGCAGACGGCTGTCCGGAGCAGACTTCTTTCCGGAATGACACCTGCCAGGCGGCCAATTAGGAAACTCCCCGTAATGATGGCCAATCCATTAATGCCAAACAGGATGCTGAACACCTGAGGCGATACCCCATAAATCCCCTGATAGACAAAAGGTGTCCCCGAAACATAAGCAAAGCTTCCGCCATGTATGAATCCTACGATAAGGGCATACCCGATGAAGGAGCGGTCCCTGAAAAGGCCACCCATGCTTTTAACGGAATTTCCAATGGAGCTTGGGATCCGTTTTTCTGGAGGAAGGGTTTCTTTTAATCGGAAATAGATCACAATGGTAATAAATAATCCCAAAAAGCTTAGAAAATAAAATATGGTTTCCCAGCTTGCGAAAGGAATCAGAAGCAAGGCGCCGCCTGTCATTGGCGCTATCATCGGAGCCGTTGCATTAATGACCATAAGCAAGGCAAAAAATTTCGTGAGCTCTTTTCCGCTGAACACATCACGGACAACTGCCCGGGATAGGACGATTCCAGCAGAGGCGGTTAATCCCTGCAGAAAGCGGGCTGCAATAAAGGCTGCAATATTAGGTGAAATGGCGCATAAAAGGGAAGATACGGCAAATAGAGAGATCCCGATTAGAAGAGGTTTTCTTCTTCCATGCGAATCACTGAGCGGTCCGACAATAACCTGTCCGGCCGCAAGTCCAATCAAACAGGCTGTTAAACTCATCTGAACAAGTGAAGCTCGGGCACTGAAATCGTCAGCGATATCTGGAAAGCCTGGCAAATACATATCAATATTGAATGGCCCCAAAATTCCAAGCATGCTAAGAAGAAAAGCCAGCGCAAGCCTCTCTTTTCCAGTCGGATTGTGAATCATGTTAAACACCTTTCTTTCTATGAATCTGTTAATCTTTTACATAAATATCGCTAGTATACGCGAGGAAAAGGAGGATGTCCAGCGGAGAATGCTGTAAATAAAAAAATCCATGGCCGAATAGCCACAGACTTAATCATTAACAATTGCAGATCATCAATACATTTCCATCCAAGTCCTGGAAGTTGAAAAAAGCAAAATCTCCAATACGCTCTATTTCCTTTACAATGGTAATTCCCTGATCTTTAACAAACGTGTATGCCTCATCAATATCCTGGACGAAGAAATTAAATAAAACGTGACCGGAAGGATCCAAGCTGAAGGATGGATCAAAGGTGTGGTCATCCAGTGTAAGACCGGTTTTAGAGGTGACAGGAATGTTGTATACCGGGGATTCTACAGTATCCTTATGAAAAGGCAATCCAAGCAGGATGCTATACCATTCAGCCGACTTTTTCAGGTCGCTGACATGAATAAAAACATTGTTCACTTTGCTTGCAATCGGGGAAGCAATTGATTTCATATACTCACCGCTTTCATTATGATTATTTTACATATTCACCATAAGATGGAAAAACCCTTTAATTTAAGGGTTTAGCTTGTGTATTTCCCTGGCGGCAGCTTCCAAAATGTACACAACTGGAACTTGAGTCGTAATATTGGACTGCTCAAACGTTTCCTCTGTCACATAATAGGCGATGTTCAAATCAGAAACCTTCGCAATAGTTGAGAGCCGGCTGTTTGTGATGCTGATGATTTTACTGCCTTCCTGCTTCAGCTGGTTAAGATGGGTGATTGTAAAAGGAGTTTCCCCTGAGACAGATAAGGCAATTGTGACACTGCTGCTGCGGATGCTGGAATAGATCGGAAAATGAGGATCTTTGATATACAGTGAAAACTTGCCAAGACTCGAGAAATATCTGGCTCCGTACTCAGCCAGTATGCCTGAGCTTCCGATTCCTATAAATATAACGTTATCTGCCGTATTAATAAGTTCTGCTGCCTCTCTGATTTTTTCCTCTAAATCACCCCTTAGCGTTCGCTCGAAGAACTCGACGATAGATTGCTTGGAACCTTGTATAGAGGACTTTTTATTTTCCTGCAAATATAATTTAAACTTTATCTTAAATTCAGTATAACCCTCACAATTCAGCTTTCTGCAGAACCGTAAGATGGTGGCAGTAGAAACATGGGTTTCATCAGCAAGTTCACGAATCCGCATATAAGGAATCTTTTCTTTGTTTTGACAAATGTAGTGGTATATGGATGTTTCTAAATCATTGAAAGATGCGATGATTTCGTTTGAAAACATGATTCAGTAATCCTCCGGCGTAAAAATAGTCAGGCTTATTCTATCACATGGAGAAACAATATGTTACTTTGATGTAACAAATATCAAAATGCGGTTAAACAAGACTTAATTAACTCTAATTATTTACATACCCTTTGACTCGATTTAAGCTTTTTCTATATCCCTTTTCGGGTAACATAAAAACTCCATTTAAACAAATATTAAAAAATAGCAGGTATTGGAGGGAATGAATTGAAAAAATACGATTTTCCTAAAGGTTTTTTGTGGGGAGGCGCCACTGCAGCGAACCAAATTGAAGGCGGATATAAGGAAGGGAAAAAAGGCTTGAATATTGCGGATGTCCTTCCCGGAGGAAAAGAACGATACAATATCTTAATGAAGCCTGGGTTTGACTTCGAAATTCATGAGGATCAATTTTATTATCCCAATCATGAAGCAATCGATTTCTATCATCGATATGAAGAAGATATTGCCTTATTTGCCGAGATGGGCTTCAAGTCATTCCGCATGTCGATAGCCTGGACCCGCATTTTTCCGAATGGTGATGAGACGGAGCCAAATGAAGAAGGACTTGCTTTTTATGATCGTGTTTTTGATGAATTGCAGAAATATGGAATTGAGCCGGTTGTAACGATTTCCCATTACGAAATGCCTCTTCACTTAGTAAAAGAATATGGCGGATGGAGAAACCGCAAAGTTGTCAGCTATTTCGAGAGGTTCGCTAAAGCGATTCTGTGCCGGTATAAAGATAAAGTAAAGTACTGGATGACTTTTAATGAGATCAATAGCGGATTGGTCATGCCAATTAATGGGCTTGGCTTCTCTTATCAAAGTGAAGAAGATAAATACCAGCCGACATTCCAGGCCTATCACCATCAATTAGTCGCAAGCGCAATCGGGGTAAAGGCATGCCATGAGATCATTCCTGAGTCAAAAATTGGCTGCATGATTTTATTTGCGCCTGTGTATGCCTATGACAGCAACCCGGAAAATGTCATGTATGCTCTGCAGGAAGAGCAGCTTTTCAATTACTTTTGTGGTGATGTACAGGTGCGCGGGGAGTATCCGGCTTTTATTAAAAGGTACTTTAAGGAACATCATATCAGCCTGGACATACAGGAAGGCGACCTGGATTTGTTAAAGGACGGCACTGTTGATTATATTGGCTTCAGCTATTATATGTCCCGCACTGAAAAGAAGGTTAAATCAGATGCAGATTCCTCGGAAGGGAACATCATTGGCGGGGTAAGGAATCCTTTCCTGGAAACAAGTGACTGGGGCTGGGAAATCGACCCTGAGGGTTTGCGGATCAGCTTGAACAAGTTATATGACCGCTATCAGAAACCGCTCTTTGTCGTAGAAAATGGACTTGGGGCCTATGATAAGGAAGAAGAGGATGGCAGCATCCATGACGACTACCGGATTGACTATCTTCGGAAGCATATAAAAGCAATGGGTGAAGCAATAGAAGATGGCGTTGAGTTAATGGGCTATACAAGCTGGGGCTGCATCGATATGGTCAGCATGTCAACAGGCGAGTTTTCAAAACGTTATGGCTATATTTATGTAGATAAGCATGATGACGGAAGCGGAACATTAGAACGAAAGAAGAAGAAGTCTTTTTATTGGTATAAAGATGTAATAGAGTCAAACGGAGAAAAACTATAACAAACTCAAAATGGCTGCCAGGGGCAGCCTTTAATTGTTTATTAAAGGCTTGTTTAGGAGACATTAACTAATGAAAACATCTGAATGGAGCAAAATATGGACAAGTAACGGAAATAATATTGCAGAGGTGCTAAAATGGAGGCATTTCCAATCATTCATACTAACTTCTGGGATGCTATAATCGCAGTGCCCTTAGTGGTTCTGCTGACTCAACTGGGCAAAGTGCTCTTTAAAATTCCAAAACCATTTATTCCTGGGCTGGCTAATATCCTTGGATTAATCATTTCGGTTTTCTTTGCGCACAGGAATAATCTGTGGGCGGGAATTTTCATGGGCTTTTTTTATGGAAATGCGGCATCAGGCTTATATTCTTCCTTAAAAACACAAATCCTTGCATTCAGGAAAACTGGTGAATAGGGAAATGAAGAAAAAAGCCGAGTCTCGCTTTAATTAAAATATATGTTTTATTATACCCCCATAATATAAAGATTCTCCTTCGTATTCTTTGAATATAATCAAACACAAGTCACGAGGAGAAAAATATGAAATCACCAGCTAAGGGAGCCCTTGCGATGGTAATAGCAGGGTCTATCACGTTTTCAGTTGCCAATGGCATACTGAAAGCTACTAAACTTTTTTCAGAGGAACACTCTTCTGTTTTATCAGGTATTCAACAAAAATCTGAAGTAAACAGACAAGTTAACAAGAAGGGGGAAGCAAAAGTACCGGCTGCGCAAGAGAATGAGAAACAAAAGCCGATTACTGAAGATGTTCCTGCTTTTGAAGAATCATTAAAAAAGGAAGAGAAAAGCAATAAGATGATTGTTGCTGTTCAAACGAATACCGAAATATCCAATCGAAAACCTGCTGTTAATCCTGTTTCAAAAGCTGTATCTGCCTCAAACGAAAAACCATCAGTACCGGAGCCAGCCTCTGCGCCTGCGGGAAGCAAGACAACAAATGAAGCAGCGAAACCTGAGGCCAGCACAAAAGATCCAAACACACCTGCCTCTGGCACAGGAGGAGTTAGCACAACAAGTCCTCCTGCAAAAACACTCAACCATGGTCAGCAGGTTTCCCAAGCCGCAAAAGAAAAAGCTGAGAGTAATCGGGTTAGCAAAGGAAAAGAAGACGAAGAAAACAATGGGAAAAATCATTAAATCTATCAGAAAGGATCATCAGGAGACGGTGGTCCTTTTTCTTTATAGTCAATAGTTTATTCAGCTAAAAGGCCTCTCCCCAACTGGGAAAGGCCATTAGAATCATTTACTATTCACAATAGAATTATCCTGGGTTACATTGCCTTTTCGTTTAAGTTTATTCCAGCCAACGGTTACACCTTTTATAGCGGAGAATATCGATTTTACGACAACATAGGTCATCAGCTGCTTATATAAAATTCTCTGTAAAAACAATGAGGCCAGTGGTTTAGGGCTTTCTTTCTCCAGCCTGAAAGCATATAGGGAGGTAAAGAAATCCATCAAGTAAAAAAGAACAAATCCAATGGCTGCTTTTTCAGGTTTTGTGCTGAAAAGAGCAAAGATAAACAATATATCTGCAATAGGAGAAATAGTTTGATAAACATATTGAAAAAGCCACATGTTAGGAAGAGCAACATAACCTAATGAATGATGTTTTTTGTTAAATAATGCCTCACGATGTTTCCAAAGGCATTGGAGAGTACCATATACCCATCTGTAGCGCTGCTTTGCCAGGCTTTTAATATCTTCAGGCACTTCTGTATAAGCATATGCCTTTTCTTCGAATTCAATTTTCTTCCCTTTGCGCAATAGTGCAAGTGTGATATCCGTATCCTCTGCAAGTGTATCCTCACTAAAGTAACCAGCTTCTTCAACTGCAGACTTTTTCCATGCACCGATGGCACCTGGTACCACGGTAATGCAATTGAGAGCTGCAAAGGCTCTTCTTTCCAGGTTAAAGCCTGTCACATATTCAATATGCTGCCAGTTCGTTAGGAGATTCCCCTTATTGCCAACCTTTACATTACCTGAAACAGCAGCCACTTGATCATCTTTAAAATGGCTAACAAGCAAAGAAATGGCATTTTCTGCGATGAGGGTATCAGCATCTAAAGCAATCACTATTTCCCCCTTAGCTTCCTTAAATCCAAGGTTTACAGCCGAAGATTTTCCGCCATTTGTTTTTCTAATTAACCTCACGCGGGGGTTGTCTGCAAAAGCTTCTTCAACTGCACGAGCAGTATGATCCTTTGAGCCATCATCTATAATCAGTATTTCAAAATCCGGATAGTCACTGGATAAAATTGAATCTACGGTTTTGCATATGACTTTTTCCTCATTATAAGCAGCAATTACTACACTGACATGAGGAGTAAAGCAAGGGTCAATCTTGATCTCTTTATACCTTTTGACCTGTTTCCTGGACAGGAAAACAAGAAAAATAATACGGAAAATACCTAAAAGAATGGCTGAGTAAAACAAAAAGCTAATTCCAGTGTTCCAGCTTTTAATGATCTTAAATACCGCCTTATCATAAACAGAATAAGGGTTTTCCTGATCAGCAATAGGCATGATCTCACTATCAGTTTTCCCAATTAAACCAGCAGTTGTCGTAAACGTGTAGCCGCGATTTTTAAGTGTTTCAATAATAATCGGAAGGGCTTCCACTGTTTTGGAGCGGTCACCGCCAGCATCATGAAGCAAAATGACGTTACCTTGGGACAGCTGATCCAAGGTTAGATTTACAAGTTCATCTGCTGAAGATCCTTGCCAATCACCAGAGTCAATGGATTGGCCGACCATGGTATAGCCCAGCTTCTGAGCTTCCATAATAGGAAGCTGCTCGTTTCTTGTGCCCAGTTCCGTATCTGCTATGTATGGAGGGCGAAAAAGTGTCATAGAATGGCCGGTTATGCCTTGAATTAAGCGTTGAGTTGCATTCAATTCCATACGTAAACGAGATGGTGTGATGGATGTAATATCAGGGTGTGTAAAGGTATGATTTCCGATTTCGTGCCCTTCATCATAAATCCTGTTAACCAGCTGAGGATGCATCATTGCATTTTCTCCAACGATAAAAAAGGTGCCTTTTACCTCATATCTCTTCAATATGTCCAATATTTTTGGTGTGTAGGCTGGATCCGGACCGTCATCAAAAGTAAGGACGATTTCTTTTTTGCTGGAATTACCATGGCGGATTACTTCAAAAGGCTTTGGATATTTAACATAGGATTCCTTTTTTATCATTCCATTGGAATCCATTTCTATCGTCCTTTTTCCTTTTTCAGTTTGTGAAGCGATTTTCAAAACCTCTCCGTTCCCTGTATGAAGTGCTGAGAAAGGACTTTCAACAGTACTTAGCACTGGAGAAGGATTAATGTTTTCCTTAGGCTTGTTAAGAAATCTCCAGATAGAGGGATCCTCGGAACCGAGACGCCATATTGCTATTCCGGTAGAGCCGTGATTTATTGCAAGGTTCATCTGGTTATAAAATGTAGCAGCATCCAAAAACCAGACAGTATGATTTTTTCCATTTTGTCTGTACCGTAAGTACGGGTTTCCAGCTTCCTTACTCCAATTGATATTGAGGTTAGCCTCGCTCCCCAGCTTCATAATATCTCCAAAAGTCAAGTCAGCTGCGGGCTTACCAGAATCTTCTTCCCAGTCGTAACCGTATGTTCCTAAGCCTGCAACCAATTTTCCGGAGGGAATATCAGCTTGATTCAAGTTCTCCTTTACCCAATTGGTTTGAGCTACAGGACCTGGTGTGCTCATGGAATAATGCTGGTCATAGAGCATGACAATCACACGGTCAGCGTATTTTGCTAAAGAAGCATAATCGTAGCTTTCATCATTCGGCGGAACATCCAATGTCACCATTAAACCTTCCTTGTGGAAGGCTTTATAAACCTTGCTCATGAACTGAGTAAAATGATCCTTGTCAGCTGGTTTAATTGCTTCAAAGTCAATATTAATACCTTCAAATTCATTTATTTTCACATAAAAAAGCATATCTTCAATAAAGCGGTCTTCAGCACCTGGAGCCGTGAATAACCGGTGGAGAACATCTGAATCCCATTTGTTGTCTATAAAATTATTCACTAATGGCAGAATTTTGATTTCATGTTTTTTTGCTTCTTTTACAATGGACCAGTCAATTGAGGACTTGAGATATAGATCTGGTGTAACATGCATCCACTCAGGGACTAGAGTGGTTATGGACTCTTTATTTTTCTTGAAAGATGTTTTGCTATTCTTGTCCCAATTGACATAGAATCCATACACCTCTTGTTTTTGTGTAGTTTGTGACATGTTTAGCTTTTCTGATTTATCTGCTTCAGAATTTATCTTTTGAATCTGAGATGCCAAATCTTCTTCACTAAAGGCATTGCTAATCGGATCTATATTTGTACTTGATGGGCTTTGATCCAGATGCAGCTCAGGAAACTTGGGAGTTGTATTCATGCTCTCTATAAAAAATGTAAATATAATAACAATTAATAGAGTGAAGCCCGCACTCATTCGTTTAATGAGGGACCACCGGCTTTTAGCAGGGTCAAGAAATATATATTCCTGTTTTTCCTCATTTTTTTTCAGCCCCAGGTTATAAAACCAGTGGAAGAAAAAATAGCAGACTAGTCCAACTAAACCTCCGAAGATTCCTGATGCAATTGATTCAGAAGTTAATATTTTGCTTTTAAGGGATGAAATTAGCCAGTAATCTTCAAATGGGCCAAAATCCATGTAAGGCAGCTCGTGTATGTATGGTATAAACACAGTAATCAGAGTGCCCAGGAATAAGGCAATAATATTAAGACGCAGCAGCAGTGAACAAACAAACAATAATGGAATTCTAAAACTATCCAAAGGTAAAAATGCCAGAAAAAAACCTAGAGTGCTTGCAATTGCTCCTGCATTTCCGGAGACAGGTGCAAACAAAGATCTGACAATCCACCTGAAAAAACGATCCACATTCATTCCCCCTAAGAAGTAATGTCGAATTATGTATAATAATTAATAGCTTAGGAGTGTAAATACAATTTACTCCAAACATCCAGCGGATCATTATTTCGACAAAAAATGACCATCAACTAAAAATTTAGGTTGTCATTATACAATTTTGGGGGTAGGATGAAAAAATGTGTTTGTTTTTTTATGGTAATTAACGCGATTTACGATGATTCAATGTAAATAGGTGATATTTGTTTCATTCAAGTTAATTTGAACACATTATCTCCTTGTCTGCTCTTTAAGATTTCCAGAAGCTGTTCCGACATATAGTTTGAATCATATTCAAATCCATGATTTATCCATTCCGTAATCATTCCCAGTATTGCATGTACATAGAAGCTTGTCTGCAATTCACGATTGATTTTTGGGTTAAACTGTAAACCTTTAAGGTCTTTCAAAGTTACCTCTTTCAGTACATCGCACAATTTGCTTTGCAATCCAGATAATGCATTAGATTTTACCATTAGGGAATAGAATTCTTTTTTATGACTAACATGTTCAAAGATTTTAATGGCAGAAGAGGTAAGGGTCTTTAACTCGAAGGTTTCTGTGTTTTTGTATGGTTCGCGATAGGAGGAGATTAAATCTTCTATAACATCATCGACCATTTCATCGAGGATATCCTCTTTGTATTCATAATGCTTATAAAATGTTCCCCTGTTGAGATTGGCTGTCTTCACGATATCTGTTACGCTAATTTTTTTGAATTCTTTCGTTTGCAGTAAGGATAATAGGGCATCCATTAAGGCTTGTTTCGATTTTGTTATTCTTCGGTCTATAGGGAGATTTTGCTTATTGGACATAAATGGCCT is a genomic window containing:
- a CDS encoding VOC family protein, whose translation is MKSIASPIASKVNNVFIHVSDLKKSAEWYSILLGLPFHKDTVESPVYNIPVTSKTGLTLDDHTFDPSFSLDPSGHVLFNFFVQDIDEAYTFVKDQGITIVKEIERIGDFAFFNFQDLDGNVLMICNC
- a CDS encoding Bcr/CflA family efflux MFS transporter, producing the protein MIHNPTGKERLALAFLLSMLGILGPFNIDMYLPGFPDIADDFSARASLVQMSLTACLIGLAAGQVIVGPLSDSHGRRKPLLIGISLFAVSSLLCAISPNIAAFIAARFLQGLTASAGIVLSRAVVRDVFSGKELTKFFALLMVINATAPMIAPMTGGALLLIPFASWETIFYFLSFLGLFITIVIYFRLKETLPPEKRIPSSIGNSVKSMGGLFRDRSFIGYALIVGFIHGGSFAYVSGTPFVYQGIYGVSPQVFSILFGINGLAIITGSFLIGRLAGVIPERSLLRTAVCIAVSATSLLLIMTIIKGPLFMLVIPIFIYMTSMGMIITSSFTLAMKNQGHRAGSASAVIGMLPLVLGSAVSPLVSIDENTAVPMGAILFITSFIGFVFFFTLTKEKTKRSRQNLKLHAEG
- a CDS encoding GNAT family N-acetyltransferase; amino-acid sequence: MVTVFPILETERLILREAIEEDAKDMFVYLSDHLVVKHMGISACESVEEVLDEIEWYKSIYKNRTGMRWGITLKDSGKVIGSCGFLNRNPRHFRSEVGYELSREHWGKGIANEALERVLKFGFEHLELERIEALIEPKNLSSQKLVERQGFTREGLLRHYEYANGKFDDLYMYSILKGDL
- a CDS encoding VWA domain-containing protein; its protein translation is MKRYALWLLFAALILSACSNDKEKAAADSSGKGEQTQEDKKEKKQESILAESENINLEISEESLLKLAPGTLMEGLTYEKDIEAIEFNVPETDPELISKMTPKLEELTKEAKDTDSIKKGLLSLLASPNYKNIIEKSNSYKPDFEEPYLPDPAKSEPGEEKKASEQAIILLDASSSMLLQAGGKMKMDIAKSAVKSFAQTIGQSSEVSLVVYGHKGSETDADKEISCSGVEEVYPMGKYSKKEFHEAVDSFESKGWTPLAGAIQKAAEMSSGYDGSTTIYIVSDGAETCDGDPVLASKNLVKNNSSNTVNIIGFDVDGKAENQLRAVAEAGNGEYLKADNPDELKNTIQYEWLPSAGDLAWAFTLSPSPWEMMDEYELGEVYPSQLFTIGRREAHRILDAVTVMGDNGWITDEQRSELRDWGYERSEQMKDLYLELYEKNRNTAEAESDEIKQRVDEWVEKMKALKKERGDIW
- a CDS encoding beta-ketoacyl-ACP synthase 3 is translated as MFSAGVLGIGVNIPENIITNEMIARRFGITQEEICRKTGILERRYESPDSSLTDMCEIAGKRAIEDAGVNPMDIDMVIIGTNTHDTHITAALVQDRIGAAHCAGLDLHSGCSSFITALATGAQFVQTGLYKNVLVIAVDKCSSLLNPMDKKTALLFSDGAAAVVLGQVDKSNGILGIHMQMDGSGGKYLHLDENKHIKMDGRAVFEFAVDRFPQAVHKVLELSGLSLQEVDFIIPHQSNLRIIEAGTARLGFPMEKVHTKTIQYYGNSSAPTIAIGLHEEVKEGKIKDGDVVVLAGYGAGLGWGAIAMRWGQTSKLLI
- a CDS encoding MurR/RpiR family transcriptional regulator, translating into MFSNEIIASFNDLETSIYHYICQNKEKIPYMRIRELADETHVSTATILRFCRKLNCEGYTEFKIKFKLYLQENKKSSIQGSKQSIVEFFERTLRGDLEEKIREAAELINTADNVIFIGIGSSGILAEYGARYFSSLGKFSLYIKDPHFPIYSSIRSSSVTIALSVSGETPFTITHLNQLKQEGSKIISITNSRLSTIAKVSDLNIAYYVTEETFEQSNITTQVPVVYILEAAAREIHKLNP
- a CDS encoding n-acetylglutamate synthase; the protein is MNYNGRTFVSVQNTENGEVSSKTFFQYKQEGNIISAAYGGGEIIQGTLIGIVNEDGSLEFRYNHVNNKNEIRGGKCHSKPEILQDGRIRLYEKWQWQDDEGTEGHSIIEEVKE